In Kaistella faecalis, a genomic segment contains:
- a CDS encoding dipeptidyl peptidase 3 gives MKRTKFTLLALAATMLFSCTAQQNATTENTSQEQTASQGQNSIDRFADIEVLHYDVPGWNNLTLKEKEYVYYLSQAGYSGRDITWDQNYENNLTIRRALEHIYQNYSGNKTTQDWQNFEIYLKRIWFANGIHHHYSNEKMKPAFSRAYLDQLLKDTNTPLNATVADMLFNDKDSKKVNLDLNKGLLEGSAVNFYGDGVTADEADRFYANMKSTDPKRPLSTGLNSKLVKENGKVTEKVWKSGGMYGKAIDQITYWLEKARTVTENQKQANALALLIKYYKTGDLKTWDDYNVAWVDATEGNIDYINGFIEVYSDPLGHKGSYESVVQIKDFDMSKKMEVLSKQAQWFEDNSPLLTQHKKKNVVGVSYKTVIVASESGDSSPSTPIGVNLPNADWIRAEHGSKSISLGNIIDAYDKAAGSGRLKEFVNDDEELRLAKQYGELASKLHTALHEVIGHASGQINPGVGTPKETLKSYASTMEEGRADLVGLYFLYNPKLQELGLTDDWKGVGKAAYDNYIRNGLMMQLVRLDPGADIEESHMRNRQWVSAWVFEKGMKDNVIEKMTRNGKTYFNITDYDKLHDLFGQLLRETQRIKSEGDYNAAKNLVENYGVKVDQEMHKEVLARNAQYKEAPYRGFVNPYITPVKNAGGQVTDYILKYPQTFAEQMLRYSKEYSFLPDHN, from the coding sequence ATGAAAAGAACCAAATTTACGCTTTTAGCGCTGGCTGCCACGATGCTGTTTTCCTGCACGGCACAGCAGAATGCCACCACTGAAAACACATCTCAGGAACAGACCGCGTCGCAGGGACAGAACAGCATTGATCGTTTTGCCGACATTGAGGTACTTCACTACGACGTCCCGGGCTGGAACAATCTGACTTTAAAAGAAAAAGAATATGTCTATTACCTTAGCCAGGCCGGCTATTCAGGCCGCGATATTACCTGGGATCAGAACTATGAGAACAACCTGACCATCCGCCGTGCCCTTGAGCATATTTATCAGAATTACAGCGGTAACAAAACCACGCAGGACTGGCAGAATTTCGAAATTTACCTCAAACGCATCTGGTTCGCAAATGGCATTCACCATCACTACTCCAACGAAAAGATGAAACCTGCGTTTTCCAGAGCCTATTTAGACCAGCTTTTAAAAGACACAAACACACCCCTGAACGCCACCGTGGCTGATATGCTTTTTAATGATAAAGACAGTAAAAAAGTCAATCTCGATCTGAACAAAGGCCTTTTGGAAGGCTCCGCCGTTAATTTCTACGGTGACGGCGTTACGGCAGATGAAGCTGACCGTTTTTACGCCAATATGAAAAGTACTGATCCAAAGCGTCCGCTTTCAACCGGCCTGAACTCAAAGCTGGTTAAAGAAAACGGTAAGGTGACAGAAAAAGTCTGGAAAAGCGGTGGAATGTACGGCAAGGCAATCGACCAGATTACCTACTGGCTCGAAAAAGCCAGAACCGTAACCGAAAACCAGAAGCAGGCAAACGCTTTAGCCTTGCTGATCAAATACTATAAAACCGGCGACCTCAAAACCTGGGACGATTACAACGTAGCCTGGGTAGATGCTACCGAGGGAAATATCGACTATATCAACGGCTTCATCGAAGTCTACAGCGATCCGCTTGGCCACAAAGGCTCCTATGAAAGCGTAGTGCAGATCAAAGACTTCGACATGTCTAAAAAGATGGAAGTCCTTTCGAAGCAGGCACAGTGGTTTGAAGACAACTCTCCGCTCCTGACTCAACACAAAAAAAAGAACGTGGTAGGCGTCAGCTATAAAACCGTGATCGTTGCCTCAGAATCGGGCGATTCATCTCCCAGCACCCCGATTGGGGTCAACCTTCCCAATGCTGACTGGATCCGCGCTGAGCACGGTTCCAAATCCATTTCGCTGGGCAATATCATCGATGCCTACGATAAAGCTGCCGGTTCGGGCCGTCTCAAAGAATTTGTTAATGACGACGAAGAACTCCGTCTGGCGAAGCAATATGGTGAGCTGGCAAGCAAACTGCACACCGCGCTGCATGAGGTTATAGGACACGCCTCAGGACAGATCAATCCGGGTGTGGGAACACCGAAAGAAACGCTGAAAAGTTATGCCTCCACCATGGAGGAAGGCCGCGCGGACCTCGTGGGTCTTTATTTCCTCTATAACCCTAAACTGCAGGAACTTGGCCTGACCGATGACTGGAAAGGGGTTGGTAAAGCAGCTTACGACAACTATATCCGTAACGGATTGATGATGCAGCTGGTGCGGCTGGATCCCGGAGCCGATATCGAAGAATCGCACATGCGGAACCGCCAGTGGGTCAGCGCCTGGGTCTTTGAAAAAGGGATGAAGGACAATGTCATCGAAAAGATGACCCGTAACGGGAAAACCTATTTCAATATCACCGATTACGACAAACTTCACGATCTTTTCGGGCAGCTGCTGCGCGAAACCCAGCGCATCAAATCTGAAGGAGACTATAATGCCGCCAAAAATCTGGTTGAAAACTACGGTGTAAAAGTAGATCAGGAGATGCACAAAGAGGTTCTGGCGCGTAATGCCCAATATAAGGAAGCGCCTTACCGGGGATTTGTCAATCCTTACATTACGCCTGTTAAAAACGCCGGTGGTCAAGTTACCGACTATATCTTAAAATATCCCCAGACATTTGCGGAACAGATGCTGCGATATTCTAAAGAATACAGTTTCCTGCCCGACCATAATTAA